The region ATAAGTGGTTTGCAAGTGGTCTCTTACTGTTAGAGATGTCACCTTGTGCTGCTATATACTGTAATAAGAGATAACTCATGAATGTAttataaatcaacaaaacaacagtGTTTCTTTGTCGTTTTTTTCACTTTACAATATTGCCGTTTGCACAATGAACAGggtgacatctgtacacaagatGTGCTggaattttgattaattatttacaGTGACTGGTTGATTTATAATCTCAGACACAGGCCTGTATTTCTGTTCTCTGCAGTCTTCATCCCTGGGCTTTCAAAACATCAAACCACACTGCAGACAATGCCTGTGGGTGACCATGGTACTGCCAGCACTCTCCTTGTGGGACAGCAGCAGTCAGATTCAGTGAAGCCTTCTCATGATGCACTAGGACAGACAGCACTCAACACCCCCACACTGCCCTCTGTTGGTAGGATGTGGTACTTCAGTTAGTCATCAGAATGGCCCTGTGGGATAATTTGGGGTATGCTTGTGCGTGACTTGTCAAACTGATCATACAAAGCAGTGCTGACTTGCATGGAAAACATGACAGTACTTTTTCAACAGGGGCTTCAGGGTGTCATTTTAGCAGACCATGTTTGACAAAACATCGAGACgttcccaaaaaaacaaaaaacaaaaacaaaaacaaaaacaaaatctgttagCGCTGCTGTCATTTTCAACAACCACCCGATAGATGTAGAGTAAGTACTTGcattttgctatttgttttattttttctgattcaGGCTTTACCCACataattcaaaagtattaaaaacacaGTTAGCCTGCTACCTATTCATAAATGCCAATGCGAAAACTGTTTAAACTGTATAGAGGTGGGTTAGAAACATCTTTCATACTTTAGCAAATACTGCATGGTGTTCTGAACAAACTTAGtacttagtattattattattattattattattattattattattattattattaattcgtAATTATTTGTAAATTGTGATCCGTGAAAAATTTTGGGACTTGAACTTTAGTTttgtgtctttatatatatatatatatatatatattatatattatatagctataatatatatatatatataaatgggggaggagggagggtgtgaggatagagagggagagagaagagggcaggaggggagagagaggagaagagcaggggaggagggagggtgtGAGGCAGGGCCCGATTAAGAAGAGGCTGTTGCATTTCTAACGCATTTTCTTTTGCCTGCAGTTTCTCAGTATTACCAGCTCCATGGGTCGTCTTGCTCCTCGTCGTTTGTTTCAGCCACTTCACAGCTGAACTTCGGATTTTGTTGTACTAAAGCTtcttcttttaaacctttttctttttttttgttatttccatTTATCGAGAGAAAAGAGGGCAGGAGGGGAGAGGGAAGGGGAAGAGGGAGGTTGTCAGGACAGGGAAAGAAGAGGGCAGGCGGGGAGAGGGGAGCAAGGGAGGAGGGAGGCCGTgaggacagagagagaaaagAGGGCAGGAGGGGAGCAGGGGAGGAGGGAGGCCATGAGGATAGGGAGAGAAGAGGTCAGGAGGGGAGAGGGAAGGGAAAGAGGGAGTGTCAGGACAGGAAAAGAAGAGGGAAGGGGGGAGAGGGAATGGAAAAAGGAAGGATGTCAGGACAGGGAAAGGAGAGGGCAAGAGGAGAGAGGGAATGGAAAGAGGGAGTGTCAGGACAGGGaaaggagagggcaggaggggatAGGGAATGGAAAGAGGGAGTGTCAGGACAGGGaaaggagagggcaggaggggagaggggagggaaggagggaatgGCACTGTTGCTTGTAGGGCTGCAGGTACAcccttttaaaaattcaatttgtACCATTCTTTTCTCATGCTTTTATCTTCTTTTCTTCTCCTGTCCGACAcccttttaaaaattcaatttgtAAGCTATTACCTTATTATAGTTTACCaaggtttgtcatgtttttaaaagcgctttactatacctctctatgctttacaatgcttacctattaaTTATCATGATTTTACTACATTGcactttaatatgcttttactatgagaaactttcATAAGGCATAGAAGGTTGGACCACTAACCTTTATAGAAGTTGTCAAAAAATAtgtgacaagtggaatctctgcCGTTCACTTTCATTGTGATTCCCTGTTCTGTTATCACCTAATCACATGTTGCAGTTTAAATACACATAAGtggctttttaaattaaaacccagGATCAAAACCATATCATAGCTATAGACGCAGGACACATGGGATATTGCTAGTATTAAAACATGGACTGTGTCTTGGATTGTATCCACTTTGATCTCTTTGTTCACTCGATGTGTCCTGTGGTTATTATTTAACTAATCATCAATCTACACATAATAAGGTGGTTAAAGCCGACTCATATTCTATAGCAACACAGTATATAGACTGTGTAATGAAGCATAAGAAACTTAAATAAATCAGACTTTCCAGTTGTAGTGGGTCATTACACAAGGGTAACACTTATATTTATATGAAGAGTTTGCCACAAGCATTCAGTTCCTACACCAGATTGCAGTCAGCTTTGCAAAACAACCCTCATTTTCTCATTGCAGCAGCAAAATCAGTCTGAATAAAATAGACCAAGACTGTACTTTCAAGACTGGAAGTCCATCATCATCATACAAGCAGAAGCCCTTGATAGAATGATAGCATTACTGTGTAGAGTTTAGTTTAGGATCCTCAAATCTCTCGATCACCACTAGGCACAGTGCCTCATTATAGCCCTCAacatgaagctttttttttttttccttacacaTTTTTAAACGTGTAAAATCACTTTTGAAagtgttcattaaaaaataaaagctttaactGGTACTTAACTATTGAACAGCATGGTTGGTTTCATTTTTAGCCAGTTAAGAAACCGCTGCCTTAAGTACAATGCCTTGGTATTAATAAATCAGTTTCTTTAATGACATGTTCATTGATTTTTGCCTTCATTAGCAAGTTAGTTCACACTGGGTTTGTTTAACGAGTACTGTATTAAAGGCTTGGATTCCCTGCTTTTTCACATTTGGATGCAgggatcttttattttttctggaaTTGCACATGTGACCTACTCTAACTGACATTGTTGTGTATGCAAGGTTAATGTACAATTATACACACTGGCTGTACACTGATTCATAGAGATGATTCAGTATAAAGCTGTGGAAAAAGAGACAAATCACTACATCAATCACACACCATTGTGGACATCTGCTTCAGTGTTTCAGGTTACAACAAAGATGGGTTTTCTCTCCTTGGGGTGACATTAATACCCTAGCCCTTCTGCTCATTGTAACAGCAAAGTGGGTGAACTACTGAGAGACAATGTGCCTAATGGCTGTGAAGGAGGACACCCCTGTTTTCATTGGTTCAGTTTCCAGCTTTGAATTTATTAACACGAAGTCCttgattgtgctttttttttttttttttttttgtcacaaacaaaacctagcttTTCTGTTTATGATCTACAAAGAAATCTTGATTATTCCtgataatgtacttttttttttgttcttgatcactgtatttaaatacatttgtaagaaaaaataaaacagtaacattaaAAAGAGAGGTGTCTGCTGCACACAATATGCGTGGAAATGTTTATGCTCATACATCTGTTCATAGTCTGCAagtttgttatgtgtttttgggaaaccctgttctaaaaatctGTAACTAtatctgttctgttctgttctcccACTATTATGAAGCTCTATACAAAATTTCAGAACAACCCAACAACGCATACAGAAGTTACAAAGCTCTTATTGAAACATCGAAACACATAGATGTAGGCTCTATCATTGGCTGCTGAGGGGATACACACTGAGACTGCACACTTCCTTTCACATGATCCACACCAGAAATGTGCCTTAACACCCTTTGAAAAGCTAGTAAGCTTCTAATTAACTATATAGTTCTAATTGCACACCAAAAGCCATCCTGCCTTTTACGAGTATGTGCAAGAATGTACACCGACAAGAGATACTGCTTCACCAGAGTAGTTAGATTAGGAAAATATAAGCAGGAAGCGATCTTAAAAAGCTTGCATCTTCTTTTATTATTGTACACCATTTGTTACATATAGTAGTTGCTGTATTTTCAGTACATAATTGGTGAAACCTAGTTGTTATGTACAGGTGCTTTGAGCAACATTTAGTATCATAACCAGTGTTGAAGTCATTGCAGCTCACAAAATCATTTCATACATAATCATTTTTCTGTACCTTTGTGTAGCTATtcattacataggtctcaaatgtgcagtttcaaaagaaacacattctaGGAAACATGTACATCGCTCCTCCTTTATTATGCTGCCGTAGTTACAAGAGCGTGCTATTTGTGTTCAGTCATATAGAGAGAAGGAAAGTggtagtggaatggcattatgcaGCTACAACCAGTTCCGCGGTATAAAGGGCACCCCACAAAAGGGAAacactgtattttgattttaaaacttatCTGACACTACGCTTAACAAATCTGTTAGCAAGCATTGGTTTACacagtgttgcacttcctgggtcatatGGACGGTTACACTGTCCCAAAACCTTcaacagcttctttcctgtcattaccaAACTAGCTGTTTCCATATTgcctgacatgctttcagacagtaacatgctttgacccaggagACACTACAGAGATGAAATggcctaggaagtgaaacagtaacttCTTGAGCGTTTTCTTAAACCTAGAGTTAAAAACTGCTTAGGTGGAGACCTATGTAGCAAATGAAAGTGTGCCACTGGTTTacagaaatattttgttagcaacaAACACTTAAATACAAAACCAAGGCGGGGCTGAACGATCgaaaaacaatacaagtgtttCTTTAAACCAGCGGTTCTCAACTGGTGAGCACACGCTGGGGGTGCATCCAGCTTTCTAGGAGGGCAAGGGGAGGGTTCCAATAACACAGTAATtccagtaataataaaacaattcaaaataacattttacagaagtcttaatgtgaatttaaaaaaaaaaaaaaaaagttttgttgtttttattttacttatgatACCTGTACTCATTTAGTCTGGAAAACCACACTTGAGACTCAATGACAggtgattttgtgtttaagaatcCGTGACAGTTCTGTTCCTGTGCACTGCACCCTCGTTCAGTGCATAAAATGGATTGATTTGTGGAGCATCAGCGTcttgaaataaaacaagttcAGCCTCGTCCTCAGTGGGGCGTCTGTGGTGATGTACTGGCTAGCAGAATACTTATTAAAAATAGAGGTGCAGCCAGAGAAACGAGTGTTGTTTAACATTTGTAGCAATTTTGGTAATATTTTCTTCGAAGAAACTAGTGTCAAGTTaatcaaaatttaaataaagaattaaGTTAACAGAatgatccattttacaaaagaCACATCAGGTATGCGTGTTTCTTTCGTTTAAATTTTTGAACATTGGTGTGGTGTTCCATGCACAAGATgacaaatacttcactgtgatttgATTTCTGATAGGTTTATAATTCTCGCTATTTTgactgggggtgtgtgtgtgttaaggtgggctccaagtgaaaaaaaattgctAAGGTAGGGCTTGATTCAAAtaaggttgagaacccctgctttaAACATCACAGCAACCTGCAATGAGAAACTGAGACTGCAGCTCTGTATAGCTATGAACAATTGCAAATGTGACATAACAGTATCAATAAGAaaacacatcattattattattaaaatgcatactATACTCTAAAACtgaagcctgaaaaaaaaaaaaaaaaaaaaacattggtggtTGGGCTTTGAATAGGTCCTTGTTGAGAGTTCCCAGCCTAGCACTCACACCAAGCTGCCACACCACCTTCCTcagttcttaatttttttttttttttttagaaaatatccCCCATGATTTAACCAGTTAGACACATTTAAATTTATTAGAATAAAACACTAGCTTCAGTCAAAATCGATGACCTGTACAATGTCAATCTGGCTacagtttataaacatttttgggCCATTCTTCATATCTATAACAGCATAGTGCCGCACACATACACAGAACACAGTTTGCCATACTCGACTATTTCAGCCCcagcatactgtatatcaaaaggATTGTCAATTAAGTTCTACAGGTTCTGGTTTTAAATAGACAGACTTGCAAAATGGTCCCATAAGTAGAACTTTCCTAATACCACCTTCACAACACattcaccataaaaaaaaaaaaaacatttgcccaCCTTCCCCCTCTCAACCCTATTATCAAacaaggtcaaaaaaaaaaaaaaaaaagattaaaatgttCTGTTCCCACAAAAGGACGCCCCACGCACCCTAAAAGTGCTTTTTATCCACCCTCTCACTTCACAGACTTTTATTGTTACTGAATCTCACTCTGTTTACACTAACTATCACATTGTTTTGTATACACTCCTTTTGTGTTAGGTCTTGCCTCTGCAGGAGAGGTCATTGTGACCTTCAAAAAGCTGTCCTGTTATCATGAATACCGTTAATAACAGCCCTGTTAATGTTGGTGCCCTATTGAGAGCACTAGAGGAATGAGACATCCCACCACCAGGGCAGCGACCTCCACTCTGCTCAGTCCCTTTCCCCCATTGCTGGTGGAGGCGTGGCTGTGCCCGGTCCCGCCCACCTCAGGCAGCACATGCACTGTGGCGACATACAGGAAGGTGCCAGCAGAAAACAGCATGGCCACTCCGGTGGCATTGACCTCTGAGAGAGCCTCCTTACTGCTCTGGAATACAAACAGCAAGACACGCATGTTAGTGAAGGTCTCAGTTAGTCAAAccattaaagaaagaaagaagcagagTCAAACCTGTGAGTATACATAGGCTTGCGTCTAACATATTTTTCAGGGGATTCTAAAATATCATACAGTGCTATCCCATTATAATGCGGTTGTCgcggtccataattaggagactgcGCTATTTGTGTTTTGTCTTCTAACAAATATCGGCATGacatgatttacaatgcccataagccaaattaatattgtaacgTGCAGTGGAAAAAAGAAGGGAGACAGACACAATTTGCAGTgatcggctgacggcacacgctttggaggacagcatgtgctcCTCTTCATCGCccctgagtcagcgcgggggtggtagcggtaaATTTAGCCTAATATTCcaaatgggagaaaataataaaattgtcaattgttaaattaaaaaaaaaaaaaaaaaaaaatgaatcaatgaatGCATCAGGTTTGACCGACACCCATTTCATTTGCAATGATTTTCTCCATGCTGGCCGCATTTCGTCAATACATTGAGAAAATGTTCGGGTCAGTATTTTTCAGCAAGTATATGTCAGTTACAAAACGTTGGAAGTATAGTGCAaacttttaatactttttttacattaaaaaaaagaacccgtttttatttcaatacaaaacacaTTAGAGCCTGTAAAATGTCACTGTATGGTTTTAGCGTTTACAAAACAGAGCTATTAGTGAAAGAAGTAGAACACCATGACCTACCGCTGGAGGGACACAAGTAATTCCATGACAAGCCGACCAGTGATCCCAATTTGACCATTTCAGAATTGCATGAAATATTCTCAAATATCCCAAAATGTTCTACATCCAATCAATACACTAAATGGAACACAGTTTTACCATTACTCAGGCCATACTGGTGTAGGAGTCAGCCCCCCAAAATCTCACGCGCCATGACGAATGTACAGCAAGACACTGTCAAAATAACAACATTGCGTTTAGTCCAACACTGACCAGGCCCAACGCTGCACCCCAGGCACTGCATTATAAACTGCTGTGGTTCCAGATACTCTCCTCCTCACCTGGCTGAGTCCCAGGTATGTGAGCATGGAGAGCACAGGGGCTGCCAGGGCGAACACCATCAAGTGTCTCCGGATTCGATTGCGCTCCAGTCCAGCGTGCATCAGGAACGAGACAAGCCCAAAGGCAGCCGGAgcctgggagaggggagagagataggGACGGGGATACAGCATGAGGGTGGTCTTCCTAAAATAGAATACAGTCCTACACTACAATCAAGGCTGTAAAagtttacagtaaacaaataagtcaacttcataaaacacaaaaaaaatgtcccGTTGGTCCTACTAAGGATCTAGAATGGATTTTTACATTTCTTCAAATCAGTGTGATCATTACTTAAAGAAgaaataactccactcaaaacagcagaatGCTCGTGTAGTCGAGAAAAATGATTCCAGCGCTAGGGCATGACCTTatatcatttgttattttttaccaCCCAagacaaactatttatttatagtaCGGATGGTTATTTTGAAAAGACTTAGTATGATGTtcgaatgaataaaaaaaacaagtactgcTGTACGTGCAAAGACATGGGTAAACCCCCAGCCACATCACCATGTCCTTTGCTTTCTCTCCATCAGTGTTGCACTAGCTCTTGCTGTACCTTGTGCAGCATGATGGCGACGAACACGATGAGTTGAACACTGGTCTGAGAGGTGgaggctgcagctcccagagcCACACCATCCGCTGTGAGGAATCAGAGACACACAGTCAGCTCACTGGCACTTCAGCAACAAACAGGGAAATGAAGGAAGTCCAGAGAAGAGAACTGTTTCTACCTGCAGCGTGAACAACCAGCCCCAGAGTGGTGGTGATTTTAGAGTTGGCTGCTCTCCCTCCCTCTGgatctgaaaaatgaaacatattCAAACACTCACTTCCCCATCCGAGCACTGGTTCAAAACATTTAACTACATTATCTAAAA is a window of Polyodon spathula isolate WHYD16114869_AA chromosome 12, ASM1765450v1, whole genome shotgun sequence DNA encoding:
- the LOC121324513 gene encoding zinc transporter ZIP9-like; the protein is MDDFSSISLLSLAMLVGCYVSGTIPLAFNFSEEKLKLVTVLGAGLLCGTALAVIIPEGVHILYEDILGEKHESVSEGQGVETGETVVKDVLGVAVEGGHEHSHDHAQLHAYIGVSLVLGFVFMLLVDQIGSSHVHATEDPEGGRAANSKITTTLGLVVHAAADGVALGAAASTSQTSVQLIVFVAIMLHKAPAAFGLVSFLMHAGLERNRIRRHLMVFALAAPVLSMLTYLGLSQSSKEALSEVNATGVAMLFSAGTFLYVATVHVLPEVGGTGHSHASTSNGGKGLSRVEVAALVVGCLIPLVLSIGHQH